The following DNA comes from Capsicum annuum cultivar UCD-10X-F1 chromosome 7, UCD10Xv1.1, whole genome shotgun sequence.
TAAACTCCTTCATGATGGGCCACAAACTCGGTCTTCTCACTTATTTTGTCACGAAAATCATGAATCTGTTCCCCAGAAGGTCCTTTCACCTAATTTCCACCAACACGACGACATCAATTGAATAACACACCAGATGATAGATGAAACACACCTTTTTCCACTAGACGAGAATGTAAAACAAGGCTATGTAGGCTTTTATCCTAGATAGCATGAAAAACCCGGAGTGAAGAAGTTAAAAACTAAAGTCCCCAAGGCTTTGGTCTAATACTAAGATTGCAATTCATGATGTGTTGTTAGGCGCACATCATGGATTCAACCCCGTTGCAATAAACTCTAATATTTAAGTGGCGGACAGTAGAGGGGTGGGTCAATTTTTCACCGAGTTTAAAATCATGCACCATTAGCCCTCGGAAATATCTTGTTTATAGAAAATGTAAAGACAAACACTCGACAAGAAAAGTTGACTGAAGTAATCCTTACGCGTCAAAAAGAATCATCAATTTACGGAaccaagattcaaactttcttGAATATGACCCCTATAATTATATTCTCATAGTTAGGATTTGCTCACTCAACTCACAACAGAAAAAGAAGGGACAATAGTGATAACCTTTTCTCATACCACCCGCAAAAACAAATTGCAATTTATCGTGTCCCATTTTATGCTTGAAAAAAGGATTAAAGTTGCAAAAGACACAAGAAGAGAGACAAGCAAAAGTAATGAAAAGATAATGCTAGTTACTCGTCAATTCAACATCCTAATGAAGGTCAAAATCAAAGTCAACACAAatttgaaaaaacaaaacaaaaaatctcaaacAACTCAAGCTTCTACTGAAAAATTtgcaaacaaaacaacaaattaaTAGTATAGGATCACAGCAACAAGATATATAACTAATCCGATAGCTACTACAATGCCTTTCATCTCAATAACGACGAAATCTTTTCAATTCCTCGGACAACTCAAGCTTCTAATGAAAAATTtgcaaacaaaacaacaaattaaCAGCTTAGAATCACAGAAACAAGATATATAACTATCCGATAACTACTACAATGCCTTTCATCTCAACAAAGACGAAATCTTTACAATTTCTCGGACGACTCAAGCTTCTAATGACAAATTtgcaaacaaaacaacaaattaaCAGTTTAGAATCACAGAAACAAGATATATAACTATCCGATAACTACTACAACGCCTTTCATCTCAATAACGACGAAATCTTTACAATTTCTCGGACGACTCAAGTTTCTAATGAAAAATTtgcaaacaaaacaacaaattaaCTGTTTAGAATCACAGAAACAAGATATATAACTATCCGATAACTACTACAACGCCTTTCATCTCAATAACGACGAAATCTTTACAATTTCTCGGACGACTCAAGCTTCTAATGAAAATTTTGCAAGCAAAACAACAAATTAACAGTATAGAATCACAGCAACAAGATATAAAACTAATCTGATAACCACTACAAAGCTTTTCATCTCAATGAAAGACGAAATCTTTACAattttcaatcatcaaaaaaCCACAAACACTGAAAATTTACTTACCTATATACAAAACAACCTAACAAACAAACAtatcaacacacacacacacacactaaaacAGATATAGATAGAAGCAATTTAATTACCACAAGGTCAACACCCTCTTGACTATAATGCCAAGAACCTTCTGATTTGATAACAacaaatgataaatgaactgtttctcccatttgaaCTTTATGTGAAAAGCATTCTTCTCTATCTATCACAAATCTTATCCCATATACCCCTCCACACCTCCATGCCACCACCAATATTGTTACCAAGATCCAAACTTTCAATGACCCAATTCTCATCTGCAATTAATCCACAAATttaatttcacaaaaaataattaaattattatttttttaaataaataaataaagataaaatgaggaTATTTAGAGCTAGGGTTTACCTTTTCTTGGAGAAAATTTTGGAATTTGGAGAGAAAAAATTGTGAAAGAGTTTGACTGAGTTAAGGAACGTAAGTACAACATATGACTTATGCTTttgtcttaaatttttttttcacatgaactaaaattgtactttgtatttgGGTTAACCGTACCCCAAAAGccataattagtttttttttggggggggggggggggggggaaattcTTTAATTAGTTGGAATTGGGTAGTCAAATAGTTGACTTTAGAAATGAGGATTTTTAATTTATTGGGGTTGTATGAGATTCGTAGTCGAGGAGAAAATCACCCGTTCGATTGAACATgttatcaattaatttttttcgattttttaTTGGTTATAATTGAATAGAAAAAGCTATTCTGATGCATTACGTTTTCATTATGTGCGAGATAAAAGATCAGACTTCATGGATCTGTTGTACGCAATTTTGACTTGTATTTATGTGAAAAGGTGTAATTGATTCAACTTTTAATATTGTAAAATATGAGTTTTGTAGCACCAAATGTAAGTGAATTGAAAATATAGAAGACATtagacttttttttaatttttggtttcTCATCTGGTGTTCGGTGTCTGCATTAGATTTTCGACTAATCCGAATCGCACGTTGCAGGACCCATTAAGGTGTCAGCGCTCCCAACGAAATTTTTTCCTTATTCAGGGTTGAACTCttgacctctgattaagggtggaacaGCCCCATCCagtgcaccacaacccatgttggttgAGCAATTAAACTTTCGGATTAAGGGTAGAGCAgtctcatccactgcaccacagcCCATCTTGGTTGAGCAATTAGActttgttttaaattttgagatttACCTTCGGTAAACCAATAAAGAAGTTTGAGTTTACCAACCCTTTAAAGCAAATTGAATTGATATCTCGTAAATATTGAAGATGCACTGATCAACCAAGATGTCGCTATGCAAATCATAACGTTATGAGTTCAAATTTAATTGTCTTACAGGTAACTTGATTGTGTAAATATTTTTaccgtttgatcatgaaaattatttttttcggaGTTGGGATTGTAGTTGAAGATGAAGTTTGAGTTGGAGGTAGAATTGtatttggccatgtctttttgattttttttttagacttttgaaaaatcttttttaaatatgattttatgccttcaacttttaaaaattatcaaaatcacccaactactaATTTCCCtattaacatacaaccaaatgttgagaaaataatttatgtcttcaattgatgaaataattaacaacaaactaattattatgattgttattcttctaaaatttgaataaaaatatcacaagcacgagctaaataagtttatctaaccataatcgattaaatagagaaaaatatattttgataaatatgattgatagatataaatatattttatatattcttaaatttgttgatgaaaattcttaattattttcacttgaattaattattttattgaatttgatctttttttttttaaattacggaatttagttaataagagaggtttatataaaaattttaagattggggttatatgtaataataatggaaGTTGAAATTGGAAGTAGAAAGAAGGGAAAACAACGTTGTTTCCCATTTTTGGAATTTATTCCGAAATTGTTTTTCAaagtttcatggccaaacaccataatttccaATTCCGAAAACATTTTCCggaaaaaggggaaaaatatccatggccaaacgggcccttagTCTCATGATCACGAAATTACACATTGTTCTTAAAAAGATCCAACCTTTATAGTACCAGTGGCGAAGCCAGGATATTCACTAAggggttcataagtgaacatacTAACTAACCGAAGGGACTCTTCAACAATTACAAATATGCAATACAAGTGCATACAGAAAGTGCAAAAACAAGAGACTGAACAGCAGTAGAACTAGGTATTTTCCCCTTATCTTTCCTAAAGAAAAGAGCATTATACAAAGGCAAGTTAACAAAAACAAGAATCCCACAAAGCAAAATTTGCAAAGCCATTGTTTCAAATACATATTTCAATCCCAATTCTCTTGTTACTATCAACTTCTTCACCAACCCCATAAGGCAGAAAAGATTGAGCATTGCCAATGTTGACAATATTGTAAGCATAGGTGAAGCACTTCCAAATTCCATTGTCTCTTGTTTGTATCTCAACAACACATCTTCATCAGTCACTTTTGGAGTGACTATAAATGTTGTATTGGATGAACCAAATAGCTTCAACATTGTATCAAGAAATGCAAATATGTAGGAACTTGTTCTCTTGTAAAGCCATATTCTTTGTTCATTCCACCATCCAAGAACTGTTCCGCCACTCCACAGGAATTCAGCGAAACTATATGTTAGTTCTGCGATTATCACGTATGCAAATGGCAAGAACCATTTGCTGGAGACCTGCAAGTTGTGAGCAAAAGGGGAGCGAGTTTGAGTGCCGGTTTGATGTTTTCCCCGGCTCTACAAAAATGTTGTCATGTGAGTGTCAGGTCGTCCAAAAGTAGTGTGTTTTAGAGAATCCGAGCATAATGGACAGTAAACTTGATAGAAACTCAAAGCTGAATGTGGCTCATAACCGGTACTGATGCAGTAAGGTACTACACGGGACTTATGTCAAAACGAAAGTAAGATACTGCTAAGAAAATGTGATGATTAAGGGGCGAAAGTACCTGTGGAAACAGGGAAATTCCTTTGAGTAGATAAAGCGAAGGGACGATAGAGTAGTACAGAGTTGCAAAGCAATTTGGAGACCAGAAGCAGTAATGGAGATATCCCAACACAAGGCCGGGATTGAGCTTTCCAAGTCCATACCAAACAGGGCTATActtggaaaagaaaatatttaaatcgCCCTCGGACCATCTCTTATGCTGCACTAATAGTTGATCCAAAGTAGTTGCAGCAACCCCTAAAAAGGCCTTCCTTTTAGGATGATAGTAAACGGATTTCCAACCTTTACACTTGGTTGTCAGCCCAGTCAATATATTTTCGACTGAGCACCCGTACTTCAAACCAATCTGACATGTTAGTTAAGATCACAACGAGTCAGTTACTAAATTATgtgaccatctcatctaaaatttgaaaaatcagatagaCATACCTCATTTCCCCATTGAGTGTTTTGCTCATACGTGGAACTTGCTAATCTTTCTAGTCTTTCTTCCAACTCGTGCATGTTTTCTTCCCTCTTCTCGGGACATGAACTCTTCAAATCAATCCTAGCTTCCTTGCTAAACTCTCTACCATAAAGGGTGTCTCTCCTTTGAAAGCAGCCACTGCCAGTATACAAAGGACCTCCGTAACCATCAGCACCGTGGAGTTCCACCTTAAGTTGACGTAAAAGTAATGGTAGGAACATTTTAGCAATGAATATTCATCAACACCACACTGAATGATTCAGGAGATAATTCAACCTAGAGATGGACTAACCTCATCAATTACTCTTCGAGAACCATAAACTGCATTTTTAGTGGTATTTTCGAAAGATTGTGGAAATTGCACGAAAGCAATTTCATGACTTCTTTCTTCATCCATAAAGAAGCAAAGAGCATCTTGAATCGAGTTTGAGTTGTTCGAGTACATATCACAATCTACATTCAGAATTACTGGCCCGTTGCTGATCTCTGAGGACACCCTGATCTGCATGTTTAAGTCATCACATGTTAACAAAGATTTCATAAAGTAATAAAAACATCTTGCTCACTTATGTGATGAGAAACTGGTACTATGACTTACCAATGCATTCATTGCCCCGGCTTTGAAATTATGGAAGTGCTGAAGACGCTTCTCCCGAGCCACATATACCAAAGTTGGCAGTTTTACCCCGTCAAAGTCCTTTGCCCCTTCATCTCTGCTGTCGATTAGTATCTAGTACGCAAATAAAAGCAGATATAGATAAGATCAGATATGTAAAGTTACAGTTATTCTGCCCATATGTGATAGTAAGCAGCGGACTGAATCCCCTTCATCGGAAAATTGCACTATACAAAAAAGGGTGAAAACATATGTTTTGTAAATACATAAATTGTTGAATCTCTCTTAACATAAGAAACAAGTACTTGGCCTAACTTGCTTTTTTATACCTGCAAGATAGCAGCATGGTTTTTCTTGGATGAATATGAATTCCATTTGGAAAATCCTTTGTATTCTAATTTTGCTTGATCTGAAACTCTTCCAGCCTTGCACACAACGTCAATTTTGTTTGCCATGTCCTCGTATAATCTCTGCAGCATTAAGAAAAGACGTTGTCTATCAAACCGTATATATACCTCAACATTTTATAGATTTGACCTACTATTAGCTAGTCGTAAGATTTATGCTTGAAAGTCAACAGTTTTGGAtcaaaaattttatcaaacagaaaaaaaaaaaaatctttaaagaaCAGGCACATACTGAAACAAGTGTATTTGATTGGACACGAAGTTGAAGAAAGCAAAACGGACTCTTTGCACATACCAAAAGCATCTTCAGAATTTaaggtcttaaacatgtcatgacATTTCTATGATTATAAGAGTATGTAAGCAGGGACAagccatttagttcaaatttgaagAGTTTCCAAGAACATAAATGTGTCATTCTTTCTGAAATAGATTGAAAAGAAGTTAATGTACTATAAATTGATCAGAGGGAGTACCTTTGTTTCAGAAAAATCTGCACCAGATTGATCTGGCGCAGGCAATGATGCAAAATAGGCAGCAGGTGATCTCGGCTCAACGTTGAATTTTTTGCAATAAGGAAGCCAATGCTTTGCGAAGCGAGAAGCTTCAAGTAAGGTATAAAAGGTAAGCTCAGAACCGGCATCATCTGAGAGATAAACACTGAGCTTTTCCGGTGGATAATTGTAAGCCATGACTGATAAAACTGTATTGATCACCATAATTGGTGGCTCTATTGAAGGATCAGCTGTGCACACGAATACATCTACTCTCGGCAACTCATTCTCATACCTATTTTCATTCAACAGTAAATAGTAACGTTAACAAAACTATGTTCTCTCTTACAACTTGGCACAACTCAACATGGCACTAGAGCAGGCAAATGTTTTGAGTCCAAATTCCACCTCCACTttcattcaaatttttcttaCGTGCTTGTCCGAGAAAGAATCAGGCCTCTATGTGAGAAGCGAGTTGATAATGTAGTTAAATGATAATGAGTGTTCTGCTAGGGGCGGAGCTAGCATATACGCAGTCCTTCcgcggaaaattatactatttatacatggttaaaaactatttttttttatatatatagtggatgttgaacccccttcgattagcTCGGTGTGCACATTTGAACCCCCTTAATAAAAAACTTGGCTCCGCCACTATGTCCTGCTCTATATATGACGGTTTAAACTTTTAAATGAGAAGATCACACAATACAACATGTTATAAGAGCAGACAGTGTGGTTCTGAACTAAGTTGTTTGGACTCCAAAAATGTCGTCATACCCCTGTCGAATCCTCCAAAAacgcactacttttgaaggatccgacttGCAcccgatgacatttttgaagagccCGAACAACATAGGTTCTGAATTCAAATTCCATCTTTACTCTTAATCAAAAAAACTTTTTACGTGCTTGATGACCCAAAAACAATCAGGCCCTTATGTGAGAGGCaagttgaaaatataattagATGAACAAACGAGTATTCCGctcaataaacaacaacaactaccTCCCAATCCCAAATTGAGTTGAGGTCGACTATACGAATCTCCACTACTTCATTTTAAGCTCGATTATGATATCATCATAAACAAGTCTTATctcaataaacaacaacaacaactacgcCTCAATCTCAAACAAATCGGGATTGGCTTTATGAATACTCAAGACTTAATAAAGCTCAAACTACGTTGTCATCATAAACGAGTTCTCAACTCAATAAACAACTACTACTACTGCTCCTCCATCCCAAACACGTTAGGATCAGCTATATGAATCATCTTTGCTTCATTAAAGCTCAATTCATCTCAGCGTCATAAATGAGTTCTTAGCTCAATAAACAACAACTACTATTACTATCTCAGTCCCAAACAAGTTGGGATCTGCTATACGAATCATCACTGGTTCATTTAAGCTCAACTCATCTCATCGTTATAAACAATTGGTCAGCTCAATAAACAACAACTACTACTCCTCAACAAGCTGGGTCCAGCTACATGAATCATCACTGACTCAATAAAGCTCAACTCGTCTCATCACTATAAACAAGTGCCCAGCTCAATAAACTACTACTACCACTACGCCTCGATCCTAAACAAGTTGGGATAGGCTATAGGAATATCATTGATTCATTAAATCTCAACGCAAGTAACAACAACCGATCTTACGTGAATTTATGCACCTAAATGTTATAATATCTACGTATGTGCGTAATGAGTTGATATTCATATGATTGAGCATCGAAGTGTTAAACTACATGTTTATAATGTTCAGTGTGTGTTCAAAACAAGTTTGGAATGAAAAcgatcacttagagtttagacgagaaaactagtgttactagcttgagctatgtgctGTTCTAGTTgttcttgttggattctattgtgttaaagcactaatttgtggtgtttaatgatataggaaGCCTTGTGAGATGTTAAACCCAATGATGGGATACTACACAAGCTGAATTTGAAGTGGAAAGACAACCACGAAGTGAGGAACTCCAAGCCTAATGGATGGAGCAAACATGGAcgaaatctgaaaattttgagCACAAGGGTGTGCCACGCCCTCTAGTCTCCAAGATAAGGGCGTGTCACGCCCTTAGATACAAACCAAAATGGCACAAAACAGTAAGCCTCTgcgataagggcgtggcacgCCCATGGTCACAAAACGGCCAACTATTGTCtaactataaataggacacttggaACTTGTTTTAAATACCTTGGACGACTTTTGGGGCTTGAAATACACTTGAGGAGgcttcttttagggttcttaatcttttctttagtttattttttgtttttataaatgaatttcatTAGTGCGATTCATTGTAAGACCATGAGCAGCTAAACACCCTCTTCTAGgtttgaggccaagaacatgattactgaagcttatatttgagttggtttatgtttattttcattattagttcATAAATCCTTTCTATTAGTTatggattcgcgacccttaggataaacttatatttctattaaGCCCGGAAGGTGGAACAATAGACTGGGATCTTAAACGTTCAAGGTATTGAAGTTAAGATTTTCGTTTAGGATAGGAATTTACCTAAT
Coding sequences within:
- the LOC107878819 gene encoding cellulose synthase-like protein E1 isoform X2, yielding MGELKYEPLFETKRAKGRIIYRLFATSLFCGIFLIWIYRLCNIPKPGENGRYGWIGMLGAELWFGFYWFLTQSLRWNRVYRQAFRERLLQRYENELPRVDVFVCTADPSIEPPIMVINTVLSVMAYNYPPEKLSVYLSDDAGSELTFYTLLEASRFAKHWLPYCKKFNVEPRSPAAYFASLPAPDQSGADFSETKRLYEDMANKIDVVCKAGRVSDQAKLEYKGFSKWNSYSSKKNHAAILQILIDSRDEGAKDFDGVKLPTLVYVAREKRLQHFHNFKAGAMNALIRVSSEISNGPVILNVDCDMYSNNSNSIQDALCFFMDEERSHEIAFVQFPQSFENTTKNAVYGSRRVIDEVELHGADGYGGPLYTGSGCFQRRDTLYGREFSKEARIDLKSSCPEKREENMHELEERLERLASSTYEQNTQWGNEIGLKYGCSVENILTGLTTKCKGWKSVYYHPKRKAFLGVAATTLDQLLVQHKRWSEGDLNIFFSKYSPVWYGLGKLNPGLVLGYLHYCFWSPNCFATLYYSIVPSLYLLKGISLFPQVSSKWFLPFAYVIIAELTYSFAEFLWSGGTVLGWWNEQRIWLYKRTSSYIFAFLDTMLKLFGSSNTTFIVTPKVTDEDVLLRYKQETMEFGSASPMLTILSTLAMLNLFCLMGLVKKLIVTRELGLKYVFETMALQILLCGILVFVNLPLYNALFFRKDKGKIPSSTAVQSLVFALSVCTCIAYL
- the LOC107878819 gene encoding cellulose synthase-like protein E1 isoform X1, which encodes MGELKYEPLFETKRAKGRIIYRLFATSLFCGIFLIWIYRLCNIPKPGENGRYGWIGMLGAELWFGFYWFLTQSLRWNRVYRQAFRERLLQRYENELPRVDVFVCTADPSIEPPIMVINTVLSVMAYNYPPEKLSVYLSDDAGSELTFYTLLEASRFAKHWLPYCKKFNVEPRSPAAYFASLPAPDQSGADFSETKRLYEDMANKIDVVCKAGRVSDQAKLEYKGFSKWNSYSSKKNHAAILQILIDSRDEGAKDFDGVKLPTLVYVAREKRLQHFHNFKAGAMNALIRVSSEISNGPVILNVDCDMYSNNSNSIQDALCFFMDEERSHEIAFVQFPQSFENTTKNAVYGSRRVIDEVELHGADGYGGPLYTGSGCFQRRDTLYGREFSKEARIDLKSSCPEKREENMHELEERLERLASSTYEQNTQWGNEIGLKYGCSVENILTGLTTKCKGWKSVYYHPKRKAFLGVAATTLDQLLVQHKRWSEGDLNIFFSKYSPVWYGLGKLNPGLVLGYLHYCFWSPNCFATLYYSIVPSLYLLKGISLFPQSRGKHQTGTQTRSPFAHNLQVSSKWFLPFAYVIIAELTYSFAEFLWSGGTVLGWWNEQRIWLYKRTSSYIFAFLDTMLKLFGSSNTTFIVTPKVTDEDVLLRYKQETMEFGSASPMLTILSTLAMLNLFCLMGLVKKLIVTRELGLKYVFETMALQILLCGILVFVNLPLYNALFFRKDKGKIPSSTAVQSLVFALSVCTCIAYL
- the LOC107878819 gene encoding cellulose synthase-like protein E6 isoform X3, with the protein product MGELKYEPLFETKRAKGRIIYRLFATSLFCGIFLIWIYRLCNIPKPGENGRYGWIGMLGAELWFGFYWFLTQSLRWNRVYRQAFRERLLQRYENELPRVDVFVCTADPSIEPPIMVINTVLSVMAYNYPPEKLSVYLSDDAGSELTFYTLLEASRFAKHWLPYCKKFNVEPRSPAAYFASLPAPDQSGADFSETKRLYEDMANKIDVVCKAGRVSDQAKLEYKGFSKWNSYSSKKNHAAILQILIDSRDEGAKDFDGVKLPTLVYVAREKRLQHFHNFKAGAMNALIRVSSEISNGPVILNVDCDMYSNNSNSIQDALCFFMDEERSHEIAFVQFPQSFENTTKNAVYGSRRVIDEVELHGADGYGGPLYTGSGCFQRRDTLYGREFSKEARIDLKSSCPEKREENMHELEERLERLASSTYEQNTQWGNEIGLKYGCSVENILTGLTTKCKGWKSVYYHPKRKAFLGVAATTLDQLLVQHKRWSEGDLNIFFSKYSPVWYGLGKLNPGLVLGYLHYCFWSPNCFATLYYSIVPSLYLLKGISLFPQYLTASVPVMSHIQL